Proteins found in one Sorghum bicolor cultivar BTx623 chromosome 1, Sorghum_bicolor_NCBIv3, whole genome shotgun sequence genomic segment:
- the LOC8084922 gene encoding beta-glucuronosyltransferase GlcAT14B produces the protein MVNFAFLIAPAVSETLDPPLGFGSLDFGGLPPVRQQPAGNNYDTPYAARPYRTAAGQPARFSLHETPLPGLRCAAASPTSRLLSVCLHQPATEPANKQPPAARPSAPPSLPVRGTPRAGERAKSECRGSSSPRRPLARGGGVSTRPMRKLTPAHRLRWMRALLLALPLLSLPILYAALGAARSSSSTASASAPRLPQQQQQQEQRRPPAPPPRLAYLITGAGPGDGPRIRRLLRALYHPWNYYLVGVAGEDERADLEAFVRGQEAPRRYGNVRVAAAGEWGAVSRRGPTELAATLHAAAVLLREFDGWSWFINLSASDYPLMPQDDILHIFSYMPRDLNFIEHTSNIGWKEHQRARPIIVDPALQVPNKTEVVTTKEKRSMPSAFKIFVGSSWVMLSRSFLEFCLLGWDNLPRTLLMYFTNFLSSSEGYFHTVICNSEYYQNTTVNSDLRFMAWDNPPRMHPVNLTAEHFDAMANSGAPFAHSFANDNSVLDMIDTKLLGRAHDRFTPGGWCLGSSVGGKDPCTFLGRSFVLRPTKASAKLEKLLLKLLEPDNFRPKQCK, from the exons ATGGTTAACTTCGCCTTCCTAATTGCTCCCGCTGTGTCTGAAACTCTCGACCCACCTCTTGGGTTTGGGAGTTTGGACTTTGGAGGACTCCCTCCAGTGAGGCAGCAGCCGGCAGGCAATAATTACGACACGCCATACGCTGCGCGCCCGTACCGTACCGCAGCCGGACAACCCGCCCGTTTTTCCTTGCACGAAACGCCGCTGCCCGGCCTGCGCTGCGCTGCGGCCTCACCTACATCTCGCCTTCTGTCCGTCTGTCTCCACCAGCCAGCCACCGAGCCAGCAAACAAGCAACCGCCCGCGGCCCGCCCGTCCGCGCCCCCGTCCCTGCCCGTACGCGGTACGCCTCGCGCCGGCGAGCGAGCGAAAAGCGAATGCCGCGGGAGCTCTAGCCCTCGTCGTCCCCTCGCCCGGGGCGGCGGCGTGTCCACCCGACCCATGAGGAAGCTGACGCCGGCGCACCGCCTCCGGTGGATGCGCGCGCTgctcctcgcgctcccgctcctctcGCTCCCCATCCTCTACGCGGCGCTCGGCGCGGCGCGCTCGTCGTCCTCCACGGCCTCGGCCTCGGCGCCGCGGCTaccccagcagcagcagcagcaggagcagcggaggccgcccgcgccgccgccgaggctGGCGTACCTCATCACGGGCGCGGGCCCCGGGGACGGCCCGCGGATCCGGAGGCTGCTGCGGGCGCTCTACCACCCGTGGAACTACTACCTCGTCGGCGTGGCGGGGGAGGACGAGCGCGCGGATCTCGAGGCCTTCGTGCGCGGCCAGGAGGCGCCGCGCCGGTACGGCAACGTCCGTGTGGCGGCCGCGGGGGAGTGGGGCGCCGTATCGCGGAGGGGACCCACCGAATTGGCCGCCACGCTCCACGCCGCCGCTGTGCTGCTCCGGGAGTTCGATGGCTGGAGCTGGTTCATCAACCTCAGCGCATCCGATTACCCGCTCATGCCCCAAGATG ATATCCTTCATATCTTCTCATACATGCCAAGAGACCTCAATTTCATTGAGCACACAAGCAATATTGGCTGGAAAGA GCATCAAAGAGCCCGACCAATCATTGTAGATCCAGCATTGCAGGTCCCAAATAAAACTGAGGTTGTAACAACAAAGGAGAAAAGGAGCATGCCCTCAGCTTTCAAAATATTTGTAG GTTCGTCTTGGGTGATGCTTAGTCGATCATTCCTGGAGTTTTGCTTATTGGGATGGGACAACCTTCCTCGCACACTACTGATGTATTTCACCAACTTCCTCTCATCCTCAgaaggctacttccacacagtGATCTGCAACTCTGAGTACTACCAGAACACCACTGTGAACAGTGACCTGCGTTTCATGGCTTGGGATAACCCCCCTCGGATGCACCCTGTTAACCTCACAGCAGAGCATTTTGATGCAATGGCAAACAGTGGGGCCCCATTTGCACACTCCTTTGCCAATGATAATTCTGTCCTGGATATGATTGACACCAAGTTGTTGGGCCGAGCACATGACCGCTTCACCCCGGGTGGCTGGTGCTTGGGTAGCTCAGTAGGCGGGAAAGATCCGTGTACCTTTTTGGGAAGGTCCTTTGTTCTCAGGCCGACCAAAGCCTCGGCCAAGCTAGAGAAGTTGTTGTTAAAACTTTTGGAACCTGATAACTTCAGGCCTAAACAGTGTAAATAA